The Gossypium hirsutum isolate 1008001.06 chromosome D03, Gossypium_hirsutum_v2.1, whole genome shotgun sequence genomic interval cgaggtcccctcaccggttgacgtcgtagggagtacatcatccgttcttctgggcatttgataatgtccccaattggatgtagattgccacccGCTAGAACTTGATGCTgctccccagtacgtatttccaacATCAAAtatcgagccaccgacgtacatgtcccatccaccgacagagtgtcttgcaggggatgtgcattcgacaccgctacagaacatgggctgttccgtattttgtaatCCGCTgaccgagtgtcggccaggggtggtgtatacatctcgaacaccggtcgCTAGTACATCAGTTgacgatgtaaattgtacatataactcaatataaggtgctccactagcaagatgagtctgcaccattgcctccaagctacgagcaccttttatgtcgaacgagtcatatgtcacaaGATCaatagaagaacaaaatcgatacgtgataggcagaactttcattggcgtcgttccaaaaattttacgcctaatccttttacgaagttctgtcaaatatatgttctggttaaaaaccagtcgcaccgtattctccgacaaaaaaacaacaccattctcggtgtggcaaacctcaccatcatagtaaataacagcactaatacgtttaCTCATACttgaaactctaaccttcttagcctctctaaattgtttctgctatgacttatgcattctgagaacattttCTACCTAATTTATAGTCTCggcccaaacatgctactgtaacaaaagcgcgtccacgaggacGCGATTtaacaaattcttctcaaatagcatcctactagaagcgattttatattatttgctcagaaacgtcaaaaaaaattatttcttacatgacctactgtagcaaaagcacgCTGACGAGgccgcgatttcacaaattcttctcaaatagcatcctgctagaagtgattttatactatttgctcagaaacgtcaaaaaaataattatttcttccGTGACCTACTATAGCAAAAGCgtgtccacgagggcgcgatttcacaaattcttctcaaatagcatcctgctagaagcgattttatactattttatcagaaacgtcaactcgaaattatttcttccaggacctAAAAACCTTTAAAAGcctgaaccctaaaccctaaaagccaaaaaaccTAACATGGGAAAAAcggcgaaatcgcgtccacgtcagcgtgatGTCAGGGTGcgcgccaggaaatcgcgtccacgtcagcgcgcgatttgttgccacgtcagcaactcacgctgacgtggacgcgatttcctggtgCGTAtcctgacatcgcgctgatgtggacgcgatttcgcagaaaaaggaccattccggtaaataattaaataatgggcccatttcaataatttttgaaaaaaaaaacttttattggtaaattgcctGAATTTAGAGAACCAGGTTTTATTATTAAATCCAACCTCTGGCTTTGGGCACACTCTTCGCaccatttttgaatttaaaattcattCTTCTCTATCTGTATCCGTTCTTCATAATTATAATCAATTTATCttataaatcaaaaataaatattaaaaccaaattatttttaaaagatttaaaaactccatccaaattttaaaataaaattcattttcaaacatactctaaaaaaatacattatcTATAGATAATTGAGTTTTTTTCTCCATATTAATATTTCAACTTatcattttctcaattaatattctaatgtcttgatgtgatattttaatattgtgttacatcatttaaaaattataatttaaaaaaaactaaatgataacacattataatttcaaaatgtcatgtataaaaaatactaaatcgagagattaatatgatttttttaatttaaattaaaaaattatctaatcatatatatatacacacatagcAATATGAGGTTACAAAAAGAAAATACATAGTGATTTTcacattacaattttttttaacacatagtattctccatttgaaacacttatttacaaattggataaactatttttttattcctTTGTCTTTTAATCTTTTAAGTTATTCAtgcattttatttaaattttttgtttctaattttttatatgttaaatataaagttgattttaaataaattatcactttattttaagattttacttaattgaattaattttaagttttataatattaaatttaatgaatGTTAAATTGTTAACcttaaaatatagttttaaaaaatacatattaataaaatttatcaaataaaatttatatttttcaaatataataagagttaattacaaattaaagtagagcaaacataaatacaaaattatagttttaacaattttaacattaaaataaattaatttatccaTATACATAAAATGAATAACTTgtaagaaattattaataatattatttaaattataatatattaatattaatattcaagatgaatttttatattatttaatattaaatattttaaaattaaataacattaatataacTAATTCTAAATTAGACCTTATTTGATagattattgaaaaaaattaaatcaattgaaatttaatattttatgatgtatgataattcaaaataaaatctgatagaatttttacataaaaaagtgtgataaataataagtaaataagaaCTATTTAAAACTTAATGgagaatattttcaattaattctattttattttatttattttaatattatattattatgtaacaattttactttaaaatttgatttttgtttagaataaagtgaaatgtttaaaaattaaggcTAAAacgtaaaattttattttttataatttaaaaaatatatttattaaataatttaattatattccataattaattttaagtaatatttcaaaaaaatttatagtttaaatttagtatttaaattttcaatacttaaattttcaatttatcaaataatactttaaaaactttaaacaaaaattaatattataaaaatttataaatttaatattagatATCGTATCACACGAGTTtgtgtataaaaattaaaaatatataaatacacagttaatagaaatatataattgatagaaataataaaatgtatataattaaaataaaaatatataaatatgtcaaAATAGAGTTTTAGTtggatgaaaattaaaattttcaatttttactaATTTAGACACTAAATAATGTCTTTTTCCGGTTAAACAAACTAACAATGCTACGTGGATCACCCGATCCTACAAAGCTTCTCTCCTGCTCCCGGTATGATTTCCGCTTGGTTTGGTTGTTTTGGCCATCGTGGGTCTTCTTCTCTCCCTTCTTCTTTCACACCCTTTCTATTCTGATTTTCCCACGCAATAAACAAACCTCCCGATTCAGATCCGTCCTAAAAGGTTCCCCCTCTCCCAAACcctaatttatcatcttttctcaCTCGCACTTCCACTGCATAAACTGCTTCATAATACATGCtggttctttctttttttggtcaTCTTTAATAACAGGTTTCACAATTGGAAAGTACATATAATAGCTATTGAACACCTTTTTTTTCCCCGGTATATCTTCTTTCCCTCTTTCCCTCTTTCCATCTTTgactatttatttttatatatatgtgccTGTGTATTTAGTTTTAAGTAAATGAATTGGAGggataaaattaaatgaaacgGTTGAAACGCCTTTTTAATCGGTACTGAATGATTGATTCTTTTGATTGAAGAAACGGATCCCGAGTTTGGTTCGGGGCATCACGTTTGccgcatttgatttatttttcgcAATATTAATTCAAGTTTCAGCATGGATTTAgttgaatttatttattcattactgGTTCTAGTTTCCATGTTTGTTTAAATCAGCTTTCTGCTTCGTTTTCTTTTCTCAGTTTGAGATCAAGGACCTGTGGAGTAAATAACTACGTAGACGAAGATGTTTGGTACAACTAATCGTGAGACTTTCTCTTACCTTTCACTCTTTCCCGTTGAAATCATATTCTGATTTTACATGTTGAGCTGTTGTTTCGATGAATGCATAATTTCTTCCGTTCCTTTTTAAAAGTAATAGCTCGTGCTTTTAACTTTTATAAAGCCATTGTGAAATTCAGGAGTTTGATTGGTTTTCAGATTGAAGATTAGCTTAATTATGCAAGAAGCATTTACATGTTGCATCCGTGATATGCACAGATCATTGTTAtcttcttattcttcttccttcattgttgcctttttttttttatttatttataaaatactaCTGCACTTCATCACACCAAAAGTGTTTACCAGTATGTTGTTGGTGTTCTGTTCCTTGGTAACTGTTACCGGTCAATATTCATTCTCTGTTatttgctatatatatatgtgtatatatatatacctttaacCTGCTTTACACTTCATCGGTTTTTAGAATAAATTTGTTATTACTTATGAATCTTTTTGGACAATTAAGTTAACTGTCAGAAACTCTTTAAACAGCTTTTGGGCAATCATCAAGTAGCCCATTTGCATCCCAATCTGTTTTTGGGCAGACCAGTGCAAGTAGCAATCCATTTGCACCTAAACCTTCCTTCGGTAGTCCAAACCCTTTTGGTTCCCAAACAGGGGGTTCGGTATTTGGAGGTACTTCTACTGGAGTGTTTGGTGCGGCCCAATCTTCTTCTCCCTTCTCCTCAACAACCACCTTTGGTGCCTCTTCATCTCCAGCTTTTGGTTCATCTACTCCCACTTTTGGCAGTTCATCATCATCTTTTGGTGGTAAGAGTCTGTatgtctttttcttttctattattatGATTAAGTTATCCTTCATTCGGTTCATTTCATATTCGTTCTGTTAATATATTGATAATATGATTGTCAtacataaaaattctaaaattcaactgATATCTTCAAGGAAGAGTCACTATTAATCTACTTTGTTAGGGTTGTTTAGTTACCTGTATGAATTCTCTTCTGACTTTAGAGTAATGTGTAGATCATTCATATTTTTTGATGCTTTAATGGTAGCGTTCCAATACCAAATATCTGTAGATCATGTAATTATTATGCAAATAAATGCATTCATATGTGTATCAGTATTACAATTAATTGCACTTTAATATCATGGAGATagaaaattttagtgtttattagTAAGAGACTTTCTAAAAAACATAGCACATTTTCCATTAGGCCCTTAAATGTGATCATGAGGGGCACTTCTATTTCCTCATATGTTAATTTATGGTAATCAGCTTTTAATTATATGTGTCGACTTTTTAATCATTAGCTCTTGGGTAACTTGGTGTCTTTTGACTTTGTTTTGGATAGGGTCTTCTGTTTTTGGTCAGAAGCCTGCATTTGGCTTTGGGTCAAGTCCCACCCAATCAAATCCTTTTGGAAGCACAAATCAGCAATCACAACCTGCATTTGGTAGTGGTATATTTGGTTCCTCCACACCTTTTGGTTCAACTCAGTCAGCGTTTGGTTCTAGTCCTGCCTTTGGTTCCACTAGTAGCCCGGCTTTTGGTGCGGCAAGCACCCCTGCGTTTGGCGCCTCAAGCACTCCAGGTTTCGGTGCCACAAGCACCCCTGCGTTTGGTGCCTCAAGTACCCCTGCTTTTGGTGCCACAAGCACCCCCGCGTTTGGTGCCACGAGCACCCCCGCATTTGGTTCAACTGGAAGTCCAGCATTTGGGAGCACTGGAACTGTATTTGGTGTGTCAAATGCCCCAGTCTTTGGAACTGGAGGTACATTTGGGTCATCAAGCTCACCTGCATTTGGCACTTCCACAACTCCTGCTTTTGGAGCTTCAAGTTCTGCTTTTGGGGGTTCAAGCACTCCTGCTTTTGGAGCATCTTCTACTCCATCGTTCAGCTTTGGGTCTAGCCCAGCTTTTGGCCAATCAGCGCCAGCATTTGGTAGTAGTCCATTTGGAACAACCTCATTTGGAGCCCAGAGTTCTCCTTTCGGTGTGTAATCAGTCTGCATGATCCACTAAAAACTGAAATTATTTGTATGGTTTAGGCAAAATATATAGTTTGATAGGCCTTCCATGTTGTTAGTGCAAGTTGATTCTTGCGCGTGCATGTgcacataaaattaaatttaatttctcATGCAGGAAGTCAATCTTCTGCCCCAGCATTTGGAAGCACTAGTCTCGGCCAGTCTCCTTTTGGAGGTCAACGAGGGGGAAGTAGAGTAGCTCCGTACACACCTACAACTGATGCAGATAGTGGGAGTGGACAGCCAGGTGCAAAGTTGGAGTCAATTTCAGCAATGCCTGTTTATAAAGATAAAAGTCACGAGGAGCTGAGATGGGAGGATTATCAATTAGGAGATAAAGGTACCTTTGTAAAATATTGTAAAACCCTGAAAGTTAATTATTCTTTTCTTGTTTGATGTTCACCACCTTGCTGTACTAATTTGAAATATCAGGTGGACCGCAGCCAGCTGCTCAGGCTACTGGAGGGATTGGGTTTGGTGCGTCAACTGTATCTACAAGTCCTTTTGGTTCTTCAACATTTGGCCAAACATCTGCAAATCCTTTTTCCAGCTCAAGTACCAACCCATTTAGTTTAAAACCTCCATCCTTCAATAGTACAGGTTTTGCAACCTCGACTACTACATCAAACCCCTTTCAACCAACATCATCAAGCCTTTTTGGCCAAGCTTCTTCAACTTCATTATTTAGTTCATCATCTACTCCTACATTTGGAACCGGTTCATCACTTTTTGGCTCATCTGTCACTCCTTCATTTTCATCTTCACCGTCCATTTTTGGTACTGGTGCAGCTCCAGCAACAACTTCAGCATTTGCCACAGGCTTAAATTTTGGCAGCAGTCAGACATCACCCCTGTTCAATTCTTCCCCGGCAATTGGACAGACAGGCAATGCTTTTGGCCAGATGACCTCTACCTTTGGACAGAATACTGGTAACTTCGGTCAAACAAGCATTTTCAACACACCTTCCACTGGATTTAGTGGGAATATGTTTTCAAGCTCACTATCATTGGCTCCTAGCAACCCAGCGGCCTTCGGCCCAACAACTGTAAGCCACTTGTGAATTATTTAcaatcatctttctttttcatcatATTTATGATCCTTAGCTTGTGTTATTTGGTTTCAGAAAGATGCTAAGTTTGTTGCCTTTTTTGACCAAGTTCTCTTTTTCTGTACATTTTCATCACACTGTTGCGGCTCACAGAATTACCtgccttttcttctttcttttattggATTAAGAATTCCAACTAATTGTCCACTATTGAACCCTGTGGTGTATGATTGATTGATAAGTTGAGTAGATATCTGATTTAATTTCTGCGTTTAGGTGCCTATCTTTTTGTTGAATGAAGATTCATTGTTGATATTTTTATGAGGgtagcttttaaattttttatgagcTTTAAGACTCTAGGAGTTTTGCTTATTATAAGTTGCTATAGTACTCTCTAGGTCTGTACATGAGCCTTTATGTAATAACCATGCATGCTTTTCTTACCTGTTTTTGAGCCTTAAGTTTGTAGTTTGACTCCTGTTTGTGCAGCCATCTTTTGCTTCACCTTTTCAACCAGCTCAGACCAGTGGTGCTTTCAGCTTTAGCAATTTTGGTCAGACACAACCAGGTAGGAGAAGTTTTATCTTGAATATTCTCATTGAAGTTTGAGCTTTCTTTGATGATTCTGACTATAATGATGTTGCTGACATTATAGGTGGCGGATCAGGCATTTTTGGTCAGAGTAATATTGGCCTATCGTATGTGCAATCCTTTAGATTTTTCTTCTGTTTTCACTGGCATATATATATGCCTGCCTACATGCATATGCATAGTTATTACTAGCATAATTCTTTCTTGTACCTTTGCACATGTCCGTGCAAAAGGGTGCCTGAATATTTTTTGCTCCACCGTCATCCAATTAGTTATGCGATTTTCGTGTGGAGCTTAATCCTGCATGTTCTGTTTGACAGGTCTGCTACACAGACTGCTGCTGTAGTACAACCAGGGACTATTATAAACCCCTACGGAACACTCCCTGCAATGCCTCAAATGTCAATTGGTCAGGCTGGGACTGCACCGTCTGTTCAGTATGGAATTTCCAGCATGCCTGTAACTTTCTGACTTTGCTTAGGGTTTTCTAGTTTGAGTTGCTTGCCTGCTGTAATAGATCATTCTTTCTCTCTTCAAGATACCAATGTTCTTGTTTTCAATTAAGATATGATAATATCAATTGATTCACTGCTAAT includes:
- the LOC107950120 gene encoding nuclear pore complex protein NUP98A isoform X2, with protein sequence MFAFGQSSSSPFASQSVFGQTSASSNPFAPKPSFGSPNPFGSQTGGSVFGGTSTGVFGAAQSSSPFSSTTTFGASSSPAFGSSTPTFGSSSSSFGGSSVFGQKPAFGFGSSPTQSNPFGSTNQQSQPAFGSGIFGSSTPFGSTQSAFGSSPAFGSTSSPAFGAASTPAFGASSTPGFGATSTPAFGASSTPAFGATSTPAFGATSTPAFGSTGSPAFGSTGTVFGVSNAPVFGTGGTFGSSSSPAFGTSTTPAFGASSSAFGGSSTPAFGASSTPSFSFGSSPAFGQSAPAFGSSPFGTTSFGAQSSPFGSQSSAPAFGSTSLGQSPFGGQRGGSRVAPYTPTTDADSGSGQPGAKLESISAMPVYKDKSHEELRWEDYQLGDKGGPQPAAQATGGIGFGASTVSTSPFGSSTFGQTSANPFSSSSTNPFSLKPPSFNSTGFATSTTTSNPFQPTSSSLFGQASSTSLFSSSSTPTFGTGSSLFGSSVTPSFSSSPSIFGTGAAPATTSAFATGLNFGSSQTSPLFNSSPAIGQTGNAFGQMTSTFGQNTGNFGQTSIFNTPSTGFSGNMFSSSLSLAPSNPAAFGPTTPSFASPFQPAQTSGAFSFSNFGQTQPGGGSGIFGQSNIGLSSATQTAAVVQPGTIINPYGTLPAMPQMSIGQAGTAPSVQYGISSMPVVDKPAPARISPLLTSRYLSQRRIRLPARKYHPNNNGPKVPFFNADEETPNTPKADAVFIPRENPRALIIRPTESWPSRASAEKASPLKVTSAAVHENGKISDGSSNAEDKNENPAENGHVKERIHPVKGNQKANGVHDDHSAQKESYMTLNGHRAGEAAIVYEHGADIEALMPKLRRSDYYTEPRIQELAAKERAEPGYCQHVKDFVVGRHGYGSIKFLGETDVRRLDLESLVQFNNREVIVYMDDSKKPPVGQGLNKPAEVTLLNIKCFDKRTGQQYTDGPKIEKYKEMLKRKAKDQGAEFISYDPIKGEWKFRVNHFSRYKLEDEDDVKMWGVADS
- the LOC107950120 gene encoding nuclear pore complex protein NUP98A isoform X1, coding for MFGTTNPFGQSSSSPFASQSVFGQTSASSNPFAPKPSFGSPNPFGSQTGGSVFGGTSTGVFGAAQSSSPFSSTTTFGASSSPAFGSSTPTFGSSSSSFGGSSVFGQKPAFGFGSSPTQSNPFGSTNQQSQPAFGSGIFGSSTPFGSTQSAFGSSPAFGSTSSPAFGAASTPAFGASSTPGFGATSTPAFGASSTPAFGATSTPAFGATSTPAFGSTGSPAFGSTGTVFGVSNAPVFGTGGTFGSSSSPAFGTSTTPAFGASSSAFGGSSTPAFGASSTPSFSFGSSPAFGQSAPAFGSSPFGTTSFGAQSSPFGSQSSAPAFGSTSLGQSPFGGQRGGSRVAPYTPTTDADSGSGQPGAKLESISAMPVYKDKSHEELRWEDYQLGDKGGPQPAAQATGGIGFGASTVSTSPFGSSTFGQTSANPFSSSSTNPFSLKPPSFNSTGFATSTTTSNPFQPTSSSLFGQASSTSLFSSSSTPTFGTGSSLFGSSVTPSFSSSPSIFGTGAAPATTSAFATGLNFGSSQTSPLFNSSPAIGQTGNAFGQMTSTFGQNTGNFGQTSIFNTPSTGFSGNMFSSSLSLAPSNPAAFGPTTPSFASPFQPAQTSGAFSFSNFGQTQPGGGSGIFGQSNIGLSSATQTAAVVQPGTIINPYGTLPAMPQMSIGQAGTAPSVQYGISSMPVVDKPAPARISPLLTSRYLSQRRIRLPARKYHPNNNGPKVPFFNADEETPNTPKADAVFIPRENPRALIIRPTESWPSRASAEKASPLKVTSAAVHENGKISDGSSNAEDKNENPAENGHVKERIHPVKGNQKANGVHDDHSAQKESYMTLNGHRAGEAAIVYEHGADIEALMPKLRRSDYYTEPRIQELAAKERAEPGYCQHVKDFVVGRHGYGSIKFLGETDVRRLDLESLVQFNNREVIVYMDDSKKPPVGQGLNKPAEVTLLNIKCFDKRTGQQYTDGPKIEKYKEMLKRKAKDQGAEFISYDPIKGEWKFRVNHFSRYKLEDEDDVKMWGVADS